One segment of Bradyrhizobium sp. WD16 DNA contains the following:
- a CDS encoding short-chain fatty acyl-CoA regulator family protein, whose protein sequence is MAQDSAKKLFVGPRFRRIRQQLGLSQTQIAEGLGISPSYVNLIERNQRPVTAQILLRLAEAYDLDLRDLATADEDRFFAELNEIFSDPLFRQIELPKQELRDLAELCPGVTHALQRLYAAYAEARRGETLVAAQIADRGDGGSFQGNPIERVRDLIEANRNYFPEMETAAESLRDALGANAQELFAALSTRLREKHSITVRIMPLDVMRETLRRFDRHRRQLLISELVDLPSRSFHLAFQCALSEFTPAIEAIVNRGGPLDDTARRLYRITLANYFAAAVMMPYVEVHAAAEQLGYDVHVIAQRFNASFEQVCHRLTTLQRPNARGVPFFLLRVDNAGNVSKRFSSGTFPFSRFGGTCPLWNVHSTFDTPDRLLRQIVEMPDGSRYFSIAQMLRRPVAPHPHPQPRFAIGLGCEIRHASRLVYAAGMDLEKAEGTPIGVNCRLCERENCAQRAEPPLTRTLILDENTRRMSSFAFSNAREL, encoded by the coding sequence ATGGCCCAGGATTCCGCCAAGAAACTGTTCGTCGGCCCCCGATTCCGGCGGATCCGCCAGCAGCTCGGTCTCAGCCAGACCCAGATCGCCGAGGGCCTCGGCATCTCGCCGAGCTATGTCAACCTGATCGAGCGCAACCAGCGCCCGGTGACCGCCCAGATCCTGCTCCGCCTCGCCGAGGCCTACGACCTCGACCTCCGGGATCTGGCTACCGCCGACGAGGACCGCTTCTTCGCCGAGCTCAACGAGATCTTCTCCGACCCCCTGTTCCGCCAGATCGAATTGCCCAAGCAGGAGCTGCGCGACCTCGCCGAGCTCTGCCCCGGCGTCACCCATGCGCTGCAGCGGCTCTACGCCGCCTATGCCGAGGCGCGGCGCGGCGAGACCCTGGTCGCCGCCCAGATCGCCGACCGCGGCGACGGCGGCAGCTTCCAGGGCAACCCGATCGAGCGGGTGCGTGACCTGATCGAGGCCAACCGCAACTATTTCCCCGAGATGGAGACCGCCGCGGAATCCCTGCGCGACGCCCTCGGCGCCAACGCCCAGGAACTGTTCGCCGCCCTGAGCACGCGGCTGCGCGAAAAGCATTCGATCACGGTGCGGATCATGCCGCTCGACGTCATGCGCGAGACGTTGCGCCGCTTCGACCGCCACCGCCGCCAGCTCTTGATTTCCGAACTGGTCGACCTGCCGAGCCGCTCCTTCCACCTCGCCTTCCAGTGCGCCCTGTCGGAATTCACCCCGGCGATCGAGGCCATCGTCAACCGCGGCGGCCCGCTCGACGACACCGCGCGGCGGCTCTACCGCATCACGCTCGCCAACTATTTCGCCGCCGCGGTGATGATGCCCTATGTGGAGGTGCACGCCGCCGCCGAGCAGCTTGGCTATGACGTCCACGTCATCGCCCAGCGCTTCAACGCCAGCTTCGAGCAGGTCTGCCACCGCCTCACCACGCTGCAGCGGCCCAATGCCAGGGGCGTGCCGTTCTTCCTGCTGCGGGTCGACAATGCCGGCAATGTCAGCAAGCGCTTCTCCTCGGGCACCTTCCCGTTCTCGCGCTTCGGCGGCACCTGCCCGCTGTGGAACGTGCACTCGACCTTCGACACGCCGGACCGCCTGCTGCGCCAGATCGTCGAGATGCCGGACGGCAGCCGCTATTTCTCCATCGCCCAGATGCTGCGCCGGCCGGTGGCGCCCCACCCCCACCCGCAGCCGCGCTTCGCCATCGGCCTCGGCTGCGAGATCCGCCACGCCTCGCGGCTCGTCTATGCCGCCGGCATGGACCTGGAGAAGGCCGAGGGCACGCCGATCGGCGTCAACTGCCGGCTGTGCGAGCGCGAGAATTGCGCCCAGCGCGCCGAGCCGCCGCTGACGCGGACGTTGATTCTGGACGAGAATACAAGGAGGATGAGCTCGTTCGCGTTTTCAAACGCGAGGGAGTTGTGA
- a CDS encoding DUF262 domain-containing protein, which yields MRNPIAILRSFNDAQAQLVVQTADLPLGTLADMVDSEAIDLQPGFQRRERWSIEKQSALVESFLLNVPVPPVYLAEESDGTYTAIDGKQRLRAIADFMANRMSLRNLDRLTSAEGFQFSDLPTEISNALRLRPFLRVVTLLKQTNTALKYEVFLRLNRGGESLNAQEIRNVAFRGPMNDAIYDLSGSPFLRAQLKINDDKSPAYRTMTDAEFVLRFLTLKDRIQHFSGSLVREMDEYMEASQSARPDDIARARASFLEALDRCEQLWGRHAFKRPEGNGWRDQMLAGMYDAQMIAASAVSQTQFNHVLQHSNVVQQATRDLFNDVEFDKSVRTGTNTPARISYRVNKVGEMLRSL from the coding sequence ATGCGAAATCCAATCGCCATTCTACGAAGCTTCAATGATGCTCAGGCCCAACTTGTAGTTCAGACAGCAGATCTTCCGCTTGGCACCCTCGCTGATATGGTCGATAGCGAAGCCATCGATCTCCAACCTGGCTTCCAACGCCGGGAGCGATGGTCAATCGAGAAGCAGTCAGCTCTCGTCGAATCATTTCTGCTAAACGTACCTGTGCCGCCTGTTTATTTGGCGGAAGAATCCGATGGCACCTATACCGCTATCGATGGAAAGCAGCGTCTTCGTGCGATAGCTGACTTCATGGCGAATCGAATGTCTTTGCGGAATCTCGATCGCCTAACTAGCGCTGAAGGCTTTCAATTTAGCGATCTACCCACCGAGATATCCAACGCACTTCGATTGCGCCCATTTCTTCGCGTCGTGACACTCTTAAAGCAAACGAACACAGCGCTAAAATATGAGGTCTTTCTCCGCCTCAATCGCGGCGGCGAGTCGCTTAACGCTCAGGAGATTAGAAACGTCGCGTTTCGCGGTCCTATGAATGACGCTATTTACGATCTCTCGGGCTCTCCTTTCTTGCGAGCGCAATTGAAGATCAATGACGACAAGTCGCCCGCATATCGAACGATGACAGATGCTGAATTTGTACTTCGCTTTCTAACGCTAAAAGATCGGATTCAACATTTCAGTGGAAGCTTAGTACGTGAAATGGATGAATACATGGAAGCCTCACAGAGCGCACGTCCCGATGACATAGCACGCGCGCGAGCATCTTTTTTGGAGGCGCTGGATCGATGCGAACAGCTTTGGGGGCGGCATGCCTTTAAGCGACCAGAAGGCAACGGATGGCGCGATCAAATGCTTGCAGGCATGTACGACGCTCAGATGATTGCCGCCTCCGCCGTTAGCCAAACCCAATTCAACCATGTGCTCCAGCACAGTAATGTTGTTCAACAAGCAACGCGCGACCTATTTAACGACGTCGAATTTGACAAATCTGTGAGGACGGGGACAAACACGCCCGCGCGGATCTCATATCGGGTGAATAAAGTTGGTGAGATGCTGCGAAGTCTTTAG
- a CDS encoding HEPN domain-containing protein — translation MSLARSSFYEHMNLLRELSSDSLLTDVFPPVDAHNARAKILRNGLVVSSFSLLEHYVQGRLDEKIAELSSTRITYSMFDDKMRSFLSMNAVLGLGNRINFTDKSDRLSFAETHITRLAAIATNPPSYTGLGFSPKGSNVSGDDLRDLLAAFGIQNAWRALSQVVSSLGATRVSLKDDFVNLSRSRNRAAHRSTTNLATADLQTHLDTAVLVGLSIDILLSNAINAFIKERTAASATASANSLPLNFRFLDQQVDNTWNEKVGSAGRVVKKYPSRMAAVAGATARAAKNYIVVRDLRSIPVELL, via the coding sequence ATGAGCCTCGCCCGTTCGTCCTTTTATGAGCATATGAACTTATTGCGGGAGCTGTCATCGGACTCCTTGCTAACTGATGTCTTTCCTCCTGTTGATGCTCACAATGCGCGGGCAAAGATCCTGCGAAACGGATTGGTCGTATCCTCTTTCTCTCTCCTTGAGCATTATGTTCAAGGGCGCTTGGACGAAAAAATTGCAGAGCTGTCCAGCACGCGCATAACGTACAGCATGTTCGACGATAAGATGCGAAGCTTCTTATCGATGAACGCAGTTCTTGGCTTGGGGAATCGAATCAATTTTACTGATAAGTCAGATCGCTTATCATTCGCTGAAACGCATATTACGCGTCTTGCAGCCATCGCTACAAACCCGCCGAGCTACACAGGTCTGGGCTTTAGCCCGAAGGGATCAAATGTATCTGGCGATGATCTTCGAGATTTGCTGGCCGCGTTTGGGATCCAGAACGCTTGGCGAGCTCTATCTCAAGTCGTTTCTAGCTTGGGTGCTACAAGGGTCAGCCTCAAAGACGATTTCGTAAACTTATCTCGGAGTCGCAATCGAGCGGCTCACAGGAGTACAACCAATCTTGCAACCGCGGACCTTCAGACGCATTTGGATACGGCGGTGCTGGTAGGGCTGAGTATCGATATTCTTTTGAGCAATGCTATCAATGCCTTCATTAAAGAGCGCACGGCAGCGTCCGCGACGGCATCAGCTAATTCACTACCTCTCAACTTTCGATTTCTTGATCAGCAAGTTGACAATACATGGAATGAAAAAGTGGGTTCTGCTGGCAGAGTAGTTAAGAAGTATCCGAGTCGGATGGCTGCGGTCGCCGGAGCCACCGCTCGCGCCGCGAAGAATTACATTGTCGTCCGTGACTTGCGATCGATTCCTGTCGAATTGTTGTAG
- a CDS encoding HAD family hydrolase has protein sequence MTTIFFDLDGTLTDPKPGITRSIQYALRRLDRAVPMEDELTWCIGPPLHASLKTLLGTDELADEGLRLYRERFGDIGLYENEVYPGIDELLSALAGSGRRLFVATSKPTVYAERIVRHFGLDRHFERVFGSELDGTRADKTDLLGYALKEAKVDPRQAMMIGDRSHDMIGARNNGMAAAVGVLYGYGSREELIGAGAHHVCATPEGLIDHMR, from the coding sequence ATGACGACGATCTTTTTCGACCTCGACGGGACGCTGACCGATCCCAAGCCCGGCATCACCCGGTCGATCCAGTATGCCCTGCGCAGGCTGGACCGCGCCGTGCCCATGGAAGACGAACTGACCTGGTGCATCGGGCCTCCGCTTCACGCCAGCCTGAAGACGCTGCTCGGCACCGACGAACTGGCGGACGAAGGCCTGCGGCTATACCGCGAGCGCTTCGGCGACATCGGCCTCTACGAGAACGAGGTCTATCCCGGTATCGACGAACTCCTGTCGGCGCTGGCCGGCTCGGGCCGGCGCCTGTTCGTCGCCACCAGCAAGCCCACGGTCTATGCCGAACGCATCGTCCGTCATTTCGGGCTGGATCGCCATTTCGAACGGGTGTTCGGCTCCGAGCTCGACGGCACCCGCGCCGACAAGACCGACCTGCTGGGCTACGCCCTGAAGGAGGCGAAGGTCGATCCGCGGCAGGCGATGATGATCGGCGATCGCAGCCACGACATGATCGGCGCCCGCAACAACGGCATGGCCGCCGCGGTGGGCGTGCTCTACGGCTACGGCAGCCGGGAGGAGCTGATCGGCGCCGGCGCGCACCACGTCTGCGCGACGCCGGAGGGGCTGATCGACCACATGCGGTAG
- the ercA gene encoding alcohol dehydrogenase-like regulatory protein ErcA, which produces MDPHVAFDLRKFVAPEFVYGVGALTLIGRYAKNFGAGKALVVTDPGVIRSGWVDKAFASLDAEHIPWATFQSITPNPKDHEVAAGVRFYREQGCDVIVAVGGGSPMDCAKGIGIASANNMDVLKFEGVDEVPTPGPPLICVPTTAGTAADISQFAIILDTLRKLKISIVSKTVVPDVSLIDPETTTTMPADLTAATGMDALVHAIEAYASNASSPVTDMNALAAMPLLAQNLAPAIASPENLEHRNNMMLGSLLAGLAFSNAGLGLVHSMAHSMGGLLDAPHGLCNALLLDHVIDFNYPAAPERYDRILSAIGGETAGAPGRKEALLKCIAKLRENAGIATTIGALGVTAADIPQLSINAFNDPCSATNPRKASIQEIGRLYERALSI; this is translated from the coding sequence ATGGACCCGCATGTCGCGTTCGATTTGCGCAAGTTCGTTGCGCCGGAGTTTGTCTACGGCGTCGGGGCCCTGACGCTGATCGGACGCTACGCGAAGAATTTCGGCGCCGGGAAGGCGCTGGTGGTGACTGATCCCGGTGTGATCCGCTCCGGATGGGTGGACAAGGCGTTCGCCTCGCTCGACGCCGAGCACATTCCCTGGGCTACGTTCCAAAGCATCACGCCAAATCCCAAAGATCATGAGGTGGCCGCCGGAGTAAGGTTCTATCGGGAGCAGGGATGCGACGTCATCGTCGCGGTGGGAGGCGGCAGCCCGATGGATTGCGCCAAGGGGATCGGGATCGCGTCCGCCAACAACATGGACGTTCTCAAGTTCGAAGGGGTCGACGAGGTACCGACGCCCGGCCCGCCGCTGATTTGCGTTCCAACCACCGCCGGGACCGCGGCGGACATCTCTCAGTTCGCGATCATACTCGACACGCTCCGCAAGCTGAAGATCTCCATCGTCAGCAAAACGGTGGTGCCCGACGTTTCGCTGATAGATCCGGAAACCACCACCACCATGCCGGCCGATCTGACCGCCGCCACCGGCATGGACGCATTGGTCCACGCCATTGAGGCCTATGCGTCCAACGCCAGTTCGCCCGTGACCGACATGAATGCCCTGGCGGCCATGCCGCTGCTCGCGCAAAATCTGGCTCCAGCAATCGCCTCGCCAGAAAACCTGGAACACCGAAACAATATGATGTTGGGCAGTCTGTTGGCGGGCTTGGCGTTTTCCAACGCCGGCCTCGGCCTGGTCCATTCCATGGCCCACAGCATGGGTGGACTGCTCGACGCGCCGCATGGATTGTGCAACGCGCTGTTGCTGGATCATGTCATCGACTTCAACTACCCTGCAGCACCTGAGCGTTACGACAGAATTCTATCGGCGATCGGCGGCGAGACCGCGGGCGCACCCGGCCGCAAGGAGGCGCTGTTGAAATGCATCGCGAAGCTGCGCGAGAACGCCGGCATTGCCACGACGATCGGCGCGTTGGGTGTCACCGCGGCGGATATTCCCCAGCTTTCCATCAATGCCTTCAACGATCCATGTTCCGCCACCAATCCCCGGAAGGCGAGCATTCAGGAAATAGGGAGGCTATATGAACGAGCGCTCTCGATCTGA
- a CDS encoding ATP-binding protein, with protein MNERSRSEAAGPPLREKIIGLGERSIRKSYYPQLRQQLEELETARKKLAESEARYRSLVENINEVIISLDTEGRVTYASPVLQNSYGLAPEQIVGQKLTQLIHSDDRAALGGSLESALAGRQKFLEFRLLGKEGVTRYMRISSRPLLEQGRVVGLTCILSDITEGKLAEDALHKLNEELERRVAERTADLERSNKDLEAFSYSISHDLRAPLRAIDGFSGILMEEYHSRFDEEGRHNLEVIRRSSARMARLIDDVLEFSRVSRRELAAAPVDMAALVREVFEEARSAAPQRKIVLRLGAAPPVRGDCSMIRQVLANLFSNAVKFTARCAEAVIEVDGTVEGDEVVYRVKDNGAGFDMRYADKLFGVFQRLHGADEFEGTGIGLAIVKHIVLRHGGRVWAEGKVDEGASFSFTLPAALAAETPQNAP; from the coding sequence ATGAACGAGCGCTCTCGATCTGAGGCTGCTGGACCGCCCCTGCGCGAGAAGATCATCGGGCTGGGAGAGCGCTCGATCCGAAAGAGCTATTATCCGCAGCTTCGACAGCAATTGGAGGAGCTGGAGACGGCGCGCAAGAAACTCGCCGAGAGTGAGGCTCGCTACCGTTCGCTCGTGGAGAATATCAACGAAGTCATCATCAGCCTGGACACCGAGGGGCGAGTTACTTACGCCAGCCCCGTCCTGCAGAATTCGTATGGGCTGGCGCCCGAACAGATCGTCGGCCAGAAGCTCACACAACTCATCCACTCCGATGATCGGGCAGCCTTAGGTGGCAGCCTCGAAAGCGCCCTGGCCGGGCGGCAGAAATTCCTTGAGTTTCGATTGCTCGGCAAGGAGGGCGTCACCCGCTATATGCGCATATCCAGCCGGCCGCTCCTGGAACAGGGGCGTGTGGTCGGCCTGACCTGCATCTTGAGCGACATCACCGAGGGCAAGCTGGCCGAGGATGCCCTGCATAAGCTCAACGAAGAGCTGGAGCGGCGAGTAGCCGAGCGCACCGCCGACCTGGAACGCTCCAACAAGGATCTGGAGGCGTTCTCCTATTCCATCTCCCATGACCTTCGGGCGCCTCTGCGGGCCATCGATGGATTCTCGGGAATTCTGATGGAAGAATACCACAGCCGGTTCGACGAGGAAGGTCGGCACAATTTGGAGGTCATTCGCCGCAGTTCTGCCCGAATGGCCCGTCTGATCGACGACGTCCTCGAATTTTCGCGCGTCTCCCGCCGGGAGTTGGCAGCCGCGCCCGTGGATATGGCCGCGTTAGTGCGCGAGGTCTTCGAGGAAGCGCGGAGCGCAGCGCCGCAGCGCAAGATCGTCCTGCGGCTGGGGGCGGCGCCTCCGGTCCGGGGGGATTGCTCCATGATCCGCCAGGTTCTGGCAAATCTGTTTTCGAACGCCGTCAAATTCACGGCTCGATGCGCCGAGGCGGTAATCGAGGTCGACGGCACTGTCGAGGGCGACGAAGTCGTCTACCGGGTGAAAGACAACGGCGCCGGCTTCGACATGCGATACGCGGACAAGCTGTTTGGTGTCTTCCAGCGGCTCCACGGAGCCGATGAATTCGAGGGCACCGGCATTGGCCTCGCCATCGTCAAGCACATCGTCCTGCGCCATGGCGGACGGGTGTGGGCCGAGGGAAAAGTGGACGAAGGCGCGAGCTTCTCCTTCACGCTGCCTGCGGCTCTTGCCGCTGAAACGCCACAGAACGCTCCTTAG
- a CDS encoding HAD family hydrolase gives MTTIYFDLDGTLTDSRPGIARSIQHALERLGHPVPAAEELTWCLGPPLQQSLKTLLGTEALVQAALLHYRERFAEVGLFENEVYTGIEDVLAALKADGRRLFFATSKPHVYAERIIGHFGLDKYFDRVFGAELDGTRADKTDLLAYALAQTRTDPAQALMIGDRSHDIIGARNNAMAAVGVLYGYGSREGLLEAGPERLCATPQELGEHA, from the coding sequence ATGACGACAATCTATTTCGACCTCGACGGCACGCTGACCGATTCGCGCCCCGGCATCGCCCGCTCAATCCAGCATGCGCTGGAGCGGCTCGGCCATCCGGTGCCCGCAGCGGAGGAATTGACCTGGTGCCTCGGCCCGCCGCTGCAACAGAGCCTCAAGACGCTGCTCGGCACCGAGGCGCTGGTGCAGGCTGCGCTCCTGCATTATCGCGAACGCTTCGCCGAGGTCGGCCTGTTCGAGAACGAGGTCTATACCGGCATCGAAGACGTGCTGGCCGCGCTCAAGGCCGACGGCCGCCGCCTGTTCTTCGCCACCAGCAAGCCCCATGTCTATGCCGAGCGCATCATCGGCCACTTCGGCCTCGACAAATATTTCGACCGCGTGTTTGGCGCCGAGCTCGACGGCACCCGCGCCGACAAGACCGATCTGTTGGCCTACGCGCTGGCGCAGACACGGACCGATCCGGCGCAGGCGCTGATGATCGGCGACCGCAGCCACGACATCATCGGCGCCCGCAACAACGCGATGGCGGCGGTGGGCGTTCTCTACGGCTACGGCAGCCGGGAGGGGTTGCTCGAGGCGGGGCCGGAGCGGCTCTGCGCGACGCCGCAGGAGCTGGGCGAGCACGCCTGA
- a CDS encoding RMD1 family protein: MADLEAGALDLGEVIAPSPLVLRLGGAGCAALFPYGTVVFFGVSLAGEAAFLQKLGDRIEHPLATPVIVESRIEIGTGETISGDLVTVRDLSPASLVVVADALAKNVALAFEEQEVRKVFAVLEPFASDLASTGRLPRNRRRMLRTVGRALLIHQHLFERVEVDERPDILSSDGDIERLHQRLAGAHHFKKRAKALSRKLDAIEAMTTALSEMLDAQREIRVEALIILLIAIEMSIYLYDLFVRGG; this comes from the coding sequence TTGGCTGACCTCGAGGCGGGAGCGCTCGATCTCGGCGAGGTGATCGCGCCGTCGCCCCTGGTCTTGCGCCTGGGCGGGGCCGGTTGCGCCGCCCTGTTTCCCTACGGCACTGTCGTCTTCTTCGGGGTGTCGCTCGCCGGGGAAGCGGCCTTCCTGCAGAAGCTCGGCGACCGGATCGAGCATCCGCTGGCGACCCCGGTCATCGTCGAATCGCGGATCGAAATCGGGACGGGCGAGACGATCTCGGGCGATCTCGTCACCGTTCGCGACCTGTCGCCGGCGTCCCTGGTGGTCGTCGCCGATGCGCTCGCCAAGAACGTCGCGCTCGCCTTCGAGGAGCAGGAGGTCAGGAAGGTCTTCGCGGTGCTCGAACCCTTCGCCAGCGATCTCGCCAGCACCGGCCGCCTGCCGCGGAATCGACGACGGATGCTGCGCACCGTCGGCCGCGCCCTGCTCATCCATCAGCACCTGTTCGAACGGGTCGAGGTCGATGAGAGGCCCGATATCCTGTCGAGCGACGGCGACATCGAGCGCCTGCACCAGCGTCTCGCCGGTGCCCATCACTTCAAGAAGCGGGCCAAGGCGCTGTCGCGCAAGCTCGACGCCATCGAGGCGATGACGACGGCGCTCAGCGAAATGCTCGATGCCCAGCGCGAGATCAGGGTGGAAGCGCTGATCATCCTGCTGATCGCGATCGAGATGTCGATCTACCTCTACGACCTGTTCGTGCGTGGCGGCTGA
- the queE gene encoding 7-carboxy-7-deazaguanine synthase — MSTYAVKEIFLTLQGEGAQAGRPAVFCRFAGCNLWSGREADRERALCTFCDTDFVGTDGTRGGRYDSAEALAAAIEAEWIGGAARRFCVLTGGEPLLQVDEALIAALHRRGFFIAIETNGTIAPPPGIDWVCVSPKAGSELAIEQGNELKLVYPQPEAPPERFAGLAFERFLLQPMDGPDVADNTRRAMQYCLEHPQWQLSLQTHKLIGIR, encoded by the coding sequence ATGTCCACTTACGCCGTGAAGGAGATCTTCCTCACGCTCCAGGGCGAAGGCGCCCAGGCCGGGCGGCCGGCGGTGTTCTGCCGCTTCGCCGGCTGCAATCTGTGGTCCGGGCGCGAGGCCGATCGCGAGCGCGCGCTCTGCACCTTCTGCGACACCGATTTCGTCGGCACCGACGGCACCAGGGGCGGGCGCTACGACAGCGCGGAGGCGCTGGCCGCCGCCATCGAGGCCGAATGGATCGGCGGCGCGGCGCGGCGTTTCTGCGTCCTGACCGGCGGCGAGCCGCTGCTGCAGGTCGACGAGGCGCTGATCGCGGCGCTGCATCGGCGCGGCTTCTTCATCGCCATCGAGACCAACGGCACCATCGCGCCGCCGCCCGGCATCGACTGGGTCTGCGTCAGCCCGAAGGCCGGCAGCGAGCTCGCCATCGAACAGGGCAACGAACTCAAGCTGGTCTATCCGCAACCCGAGGCGCCGCCGGAGAGGTTCGCCGGGCTCGCCTTCGAGCGCTTCCTGCTCCAGCCCATGGACGGCCCGGACGTCGCCGACAACACCCGCCGCGCCATGCAATATTGCCTCGAACATCCGCAATGGCAGCTCAGCCTGCAGACCCACAAGCTGATTGGTATCCGATGA
- the queD gene encoding 6-carboxytetrahydropterin synthase QueD, producing MKISQAFHFEAAHHLPRVPETHRCRRLHGHSYRVELRLEGPVDPATGFVVDFFEIEAAFGKLLRVLDHNCLNDIDGLGNPTAENIAIWIWDRLIATLPLLAAVRVYETADCWAEYEGDGQPASGGDPAADVGRAGD from the coding sequence ATGAAGATCTCGCAAGCCTTCCACTTCGAAGCGGCCCACCACCTGCCCAGGGTGCCGGAGACCCATCGCTGCCGCCGCCTGCACGGCCATTCGTATCGCGTCGAGCTGCGCCTCGAAGGGCCGGTCGATCCGGCGACGGGTTTCGTGGTGGATTTCTTCGAGATCGAGGCCGCCTTCGGCAAATTGCTGCGCGTGCTCGACCACAACTGCCTCAACGACATCGATGGGCTCGGCAATCCCACCGCCGAGAATATCGCGATCTGGATCTGGGACCGCCTCATCGCCACCCTGCCGCTGCTCGCCGCGGTGCGGGTCTATGAGACCGCCGACTGCTGGGCGGAATACGAGGGCGACGGACAGCCGGCGTCCGGCGGCGATCCAGCGGCCGATGTCGGCCGCGCCGGCGACTGA
- a CDS encoding flavin reductase family protein yields the protein MRSLPLPKVYQLLEPGPVVLVTTAHKGRANVMTMSWHMMVEFEPPLVACVMSEANFSFAALRASGECVIAIPARRLAAQVVGVGNCSGDEVDKFARFWLTPRPASQVAAPLIAECFANLECRVIDKRNVPRYNLFILEVVKAWTDPAQKNPKTIHHHGYGRFAVDGPMITLKSAKA from the coding sequence ATGCGCTCGCTGCCTTTGCCGAAGGTCTATCAGCTGCTGGAGCCCGGGCCTGTCGTCCTCGTCACCACGGCGCACAAGGGGCGCGCCAATGTCATGACGATGTCCTGGCACATGATGGTGGAGTTCGAGCCGCCGCTCGTCGCCTGCGTCATGAGCGAGGCCAATTTCAGCTTTGCGGCGCTGCGCGCCAGCGGCGAATGCGTCATCGCCATTCCGGCCCGGCGCCTCGCGGCGCAGGTGGTCGGCGTCGGCAACTGTTCGGGCGACGAGGTCGACAAGTTCGCGCGCTTTTGGCTGACGCCGCGGCCGGCCTCGCAGGTCGCGGCGCCGCTGATCGCCGAGTGTTTCGCCAACCTCGAATGCCGCGTCATCGATAAGCGCAACGTGCCGCGCTACAACCTCTTCATCCTCGAGGTGGTGAAGGCCTGGACCGATCCGGCGCAGAAGAATCCGAAGACCATCCATCACCACGGCTACGGCCGCTTCGCGGTGGACGGTCCGATGATCACGCTGAAGTCGGCAAAGGCTTAG
- a CDS encoding type II toxin-antitoxin system ParD family antitoxin — MATVEKRTFSLPPEHAKFIDRLVASGTYASGSEVVRAGLRALQEREAAVERWLREEVAPAYDAVKADPKRAISAERTFGDVRARHAARSKKIK; from the coding sequence ATGGCCACTGTCGAAAAGCGCACCTTCAGCCTGCCGCCCGAGCACGCGAAATTCATCGACCGTCTGGTCGCATCCGGCACCTATGCGTCAGGCAGCGAGGTCGTGCGCGCAGGGCTGCGGGCGCTCCAGGAACGCGAAGCCGCCGTCGAGCGCTGGCTGCGCGAGGAGGTGGCGCCCGCCTACGACGCGGTCAAAGCCGACCCGAAGCGCGCAATCTCCGCCGAGCGGACCTTTGGCGACGTCCGGGCGAGGCACGCCGCGCGGTCGAAGAAGATCAAGTGA
- a CDS encoding type II toxin-antitoxin system RelE/ParE family toxin — MKRRSVVFSPEARDDLFELYDWLADVAGPDTAIAYIQRLERYCLGFDLASERGHRRDDIRPGLRIIGFERRITIAFAIDEAIVTILRLFGAGRDWEGDLGSA, encoded by the coding sequence GTGAAGCGACGCAGCGTCGTCTTCTCACCGGAAGCGCGCGACGATCTGTTCGAACTTTATGACTGGCTGGCTGATGTCGCCGGTCCCGACACGGCCATCGCCTATATCCAGCGGCTGGAGCGCTACTGTCTCGGCTTTGATCTCGCATCCGAGCGAGGCCATCGCCGCGACGACATTCGGCCCGGCCTGAGGATCATCGGCTTCGAGCGGCGCATCACCATCGCATTCGCCATTGACGAGGCGATCGTGACCATCTTGCGTCTGTTCGGCGCCGGCCGCGACTGGGAAGGCGATCTGGGCTCTGCCTGA